A single region of the Anaerococcus urinomassiliensis genome encodes:
- the mraZ gene encoding division/cell wall cluster transcriptional repressor MraZ — MFLGEFTHKLDSKNRIMIPSEFREDLTEEFFITKGPENSLVIYTKDEFDKQSERLDNLINENKKNRAIKRLFFSSTIKTSLDKQGRVLLNKNLRDYANIESEAMIIGNNTTIELWDVDTWQEYINEVEVNLSDIMDE; from the coding sequence ATGTTTTTAGGTGAATTTACTCACAAGCTAGATTCAAAAAATAGAATAATGATACCTAGTGAATTTCGTGAAGATTTGACTGAAGAATTTTTTATCACGAAAGGACCAGAGAATTCTTTGGTGATTTATACCAAGGATGAATTTGATAAGCAAAGTGAAAGGCTTGATAATCTCATAAATGAAAATAAAAAAAATAGGGCGATTAAGAGACTATTTTTCTCATCCACAATCAAGACCAGCCTAGATAAACAAGGCAGGGTTTTGCTAAACAAGAATTTAAGAGATTATGCAAATATCGAAAGCGAGGCTATGATTATTGGCAACAACACAACTATTGAGCTGTGGGATGTGGATACATGGCAAGAATACATAAATGAAGTCGAGGTGAATTTATCCGATATTATGGATGAATAA
- the lgt gene encoding prolipoprotein diacylglyceryl transferase, translated as MAFNIDPVAFSIFGIKIYWYALIIVFGVILGTQFAKKEFVRRGFDEDFIYDILFVILPSGIIGARVWYVIFMWDYYSQNPGQILNIRGGGLAIHGGIIFGTLALYLYAKHKKVPFLDMTDVMTPSLALAQGIGRWGNFVNQEAHGGPTDLPWGIIIDGVKVHPTFLYESIGDIIIFLILINWRKNNPDKGKISASYLIGYGILRFFVEGLRTDSLYWGPLRTAQIISLVFVLLGGVLFFISNKKNLPPYFKPKKQVEKKENIINFK; from the coding sequence ATGGCTTTTAATATAGACCCCGTAGCATTTTCAATTTTTGGAATAAAAATATATTGGTATGCCTTAATCATAGTCTTTGGGGTAATCCTTGGTACACAATTTGCCAAAAAGGAATTTGTAAGAAGAGGCTTTGATGAAGACTTCATCTACGATATACTTTTCGTTATTTTGCCAAGTGGGATAATCGGTGCAAGAGTCTGGTATGTAATATTTATGTGGGACTATTATTCCCAAAACCCTGGACAAATCCTAAATATCAGGGGAGGTGGACTTGCCATACATGGGGGAATAATCTTTGGAACTCTTGCCCTTTACCTATATGCAAAACACAAAAAAGTGCCTTTTTTGGATATGACTGATGTCATGACACCATCCCTTGCCCTAGCCCAAGGAATAGGCAGGTGGGGAAACTTTGTCAACCAAGAAGCTCACGGTGGCCCAACAGATCTACCTTGGGGAATAATAATTGATGGTGTAAAAGTACATCCCACTTTCCTCTACGAGTCTATTGGAGATATTATAATTTTCTTGATATTGATAAATTGGAGAAAAAATAATCCAGACAAGGGTAAAATTTCTGCCTCTTATTTGATAGGCTATGGAATATTGAGATTCTTTGTAGAGGGTCTAAGGACAGACTCCCTATATTGGGGCCCACTTAGAACAGCTCAAATCATTTCCCTAGTATTTGTATTGCTAGGAGGAGTTTTATTTTTCATATCAAATAAGAAAAATCTCCCACCTTATTTTAAGCCCAAAAAACAAGTGGAAAAGAAAGAAAACATCATAAACTTTAAATAA